One stretch of Arthrobacter polaris DNA includes these proteins:
- a CDS encoding ROK family protein — translation MYPRLGIDIGGTGISAVVVDVNGRVKGRASTVTPAEHGGDAMVAACHEVATLATDRSGLVPRVAGVGAAGIIDAAGVVLAASDSFTGWAGYPXXRKLNASLELPVRVGNDVAAFVLGEQRYGVGKGLENFFGIALGTGVGGGLVLDSVLYAGEHGAAAEIGHIPGFGDRLCTCGRYGHLETIAAGRSISSLYTQASGKARTAKEVAGLARXGDETAVGLFADAGVGLAKAALMISGLLDISTFIVGGGVAHAWDFLYPAMETELRANPPISGNPIKVIRSGLGTDAVAIGASQFADELI, via the coding sequence ATGTATCCAAGATTGGGAATTGATATAGGCGGAACTGGTATTTCCGCCGTCGTAGTGGATGTTAATGGACGGGTGAAGGGCCGAGCCTCCACCGTCACCCCNGCCGAACACGGCGGTGACGCTATGGTTGCGGCCTGCCACGAGGTGGCAACCCTGGCTACTGACCGCTCTGGGCTGGTTCCGCGGGTGGCCGGTGTTGGTGCCGCCGGCATCATTGATGCCGCCGGCGTGGTTCTTGCAGCCAGCGATTCTTTCACGGGCTGGGCAGGCTACCCCTTNNCGCGAAAACTCAACGCGAGTTTGGAATTGCCGGTACGTGTTGGTAATGATGTTGCGGCGTTTGTGCTCGGCGAGCAACGGTATGGGGTGGGCAAAGGACTAGAGAATTTCTTTGGTATTGCACTGGGAACGGGTGTCGGCGGAGGGCTTGTACTGGATTCGGTTTTGTATGCTGGCGAGCACGGTGCGGCAGCCGAGATCGGCCATATCCCCGGCTTCGGCGATCGTTTGTGCACCTGTGGGCGCTATGGTCATTTGGAGACGATTGCCGCCGGGCGTTCAATTTCCTCCTTGTATACCCAGGCGAGCGGAAAAGCCCGCACCGCCAAGGAAGTTGCCGGGCTGGCCAGGAGNGGTGACGAGACCGCCGTTGGACTATTTGCCGATGCAGGCGTGGGACTCGCAAAGGCCGCACTGATGATTTCGGGGCTGCTGGATATTTCCACATTCATCGTGGGTGGAGGCGTTGCTCACGCATGGGATTTTCTATATCCGGCCATGGAAACCGAGCTGCGAGCCAACCCTCCCATTTCCGGAAACCCCATCAAGGTGATCCGTAGCGGTTTGGGAACCGATGCCGTGGCCATTGGAGCCTCACAATTTGCTGACGAATTAATCTAA
- a CDS encoding ABC transporter ATP-binding protein: protein MSNNSIQNPTVPALKVENLVVDFKTRVGVVNAVRGVSFSVDRGEVLAVVGESGSGKTITSLTAMALLPSTARTSGVVEVNGTDVLNASEAEMNSXRGNVVSMVFQEPMTALNPSMKVGKQVAEVILNHRGVSXAEAMARAVELLEQVGIPDPAVKAKNFPHQLSGGQRQRVVIAIALACSPALIIADEPTTALDVTVQAEILELLRTLVKETNTALLLITHNMGVVADLSDRVVVMNAGKVVETGTTVQVLTKPAEPYTQALLAAVPSLPEAPLNSIVVEERAEYLRHVSFPEDAPVTEAVLDMRNVCVDYTSGGRKLRAVNQASLLINRGEIVGLVGESGSGKSTLGRAPLGLVPVTSGQITLXGGDVLSLSTRETRKLRSRIGIIFQDPGGSLDPRMTVGESIAEPLLMHGVNGKRPSRGERDARVRELLEAVRLPESNANRYPHELSGGQRQRIGLARXLALAPELLIADEPTSALDVSVQDEVLTLLLDLQKEHGFGCLFISHDLAVVHSVAQRVTVMQHGNVIESGLSSKVLQNPETAYTRHLLASVPSPNPLVQKQRREARAEALALSLQGS from the coding sequence ATGAGTAACAATTCCATACAGAACCCCACCGTCCCGGCGCTCAAGGTCGAAAACCTTGTTGTGGACTTCAAAACCAGGGTCGGTGTCGTCAACGCGGTACGCGGGGTTTCCTTCTCCGTAGACCGCGGAGAAGTGTTGGCTGTCGTTGGAGAGTCGGGAAGCGGGAAGACCATCACTTCGCTGACCGCCATGGCACTACTGCCTTCCACCGCCCGTACCTCCGGCGTGGTCGAGGTCAATGGCACCGATGTATTGAACGCCTCAGAGGCGGAGATGAATTCANAGCGTGGCAATGTGGTGTCAATGGTCTTCCAGGAGCCCATGACTGCACTGAACCCTTCAATGAAGGTCGGTAAGCAGGTCGCCGAGGTCATCCTGAACCATCGCGGAGTTTCANAAGCGGAAGCCATGGCCCGTGCCGTTGAACTGTTGGAGCAGGTCGGCATTCCCGATCCGGCGGTCAAGGCCAAGAACTTCCCACACCAACTATCCGGAGGCCAGCGCCAACGCGTGGTTATCGCTATTGCCCTGGCCTGCTCTCCGGCATTGATCATTGCCGACGAGCCCACGACTGCCCTTGACGTGACGGTCCAAGCAGAAATCCTGGAGTTGTTGCGCACACTGGTTAAGGAAACCAATACTGCGCTGTTGTTGATCACCCACAATATGGGTGTTGTCGCAGATTTGTCGGACCGGGTAGTCGTGATGAACGCTGGAAAGGTTGTCGAAACCGGCACCACCGTGCAGGTGCTCACCAAACCGGCGGAACCCTACACTCAGGCACTTCTGGCGGCTGTTCCCTCGCTTCCCGAGGCGCCGTTAAACTCCATCGTTGTCGAGGAACGCGCCGAGTATTTGCGTCATGTGAGTTTCCCGGAAGATGCCCCGGTGACCGAAGCTGTGCTGGACATGCGCAACGTCTGCGTCGACTACACCAGTGGCGGGCGCAAGCTGCGTGCCGTCAACCAGGCCAGTTTGCTCATCAATCGTGGCGAAATCGTTGGTCTGGTGGGCGAATCTGGTTCTGGTAAATCCACTCTAGGAAGGGCTCCCTTGGGATTGGTGCCGGTGACGTCCGGCCAAATCACACTTNTTGGTGGAGATGTCCTGAGCCTCTCAACCCGTGAGACCCGCAAGCTGCGTTCGCGTATTGGCATCATTTTCCAAGATCCGGGCGGATCGCTCGACCCGCGGATGACGGTTGGCGAGTCCATTGCCGAGCCGTTGCTCATGCACGGGGTCAACGGCAAACGTCCCAGCCGTGGTGAACGGGATGCCCGCGTGCGCGAATTGCTTGAAGCAGTTCGGCTACCGGAAAGTAATGCAAACCGATACCCGCACGAACTTTCCGGCGGTCAACGCCAACGCATCGGACTGGCCCGGNCCCTGGCGCTGGCCCCAGAGCTGCTCATTGCCGACGAACCGACCAGCGCGTTGGATGTTTCGGTGCAGGACGAGGTACTAACCCTGTTGCTGGACTTGCAGAAAGAACACGGTTTCGGCTGTCTGTTCATCAGCCACGATCTAGCAGTGGTACATTCAGTCGCTCAGCGTGTCACCGTCATGCAGCACGGTAACGTGATCGAGTCCGGACTTTCCTCCAAGGTGCTCCAGAATCCCGAAACGGCGTATACCCGTCACCTGTTGGCCTCTGTTCCCTCGCCGAATCCGCTTGTGCAGAAGCAACGCCGCGAAGCACGCGCTGAGGCGCTGGCACTTTCTTTGCAAGGGTCCTAA
- a CDS encoding ABC transporter permease has protein sequence MSSTTLSRKAXPQTPTARAVQQFFSNKLAVIGVVIVVALIIFSFIGPLAYHTEQISTNLMQADLKPGEDGHPLGTDGLGYDVLGRLMIAGRTSILVGLAAGVLATILGTLWGSVAGYLGGWVDATMMRVVDAGIAIPGIFLLLVVSAIVRPSEWMMVLIIGAVSWLVPARLTRAEALSLKSRDYVLAIKATGGSNSRAILRHIIPNTIGTVVVNATFQVADAILLIAYVSFLGMGLQPPSTDWGAMLTDGISSVYSGAWWLIFPAGIAIVLIVSAFNFIGDGLRDMFDVRGQS, from the coding sequence GTGAGTTCCACAACCCTGAGCCGCAAGGCNNTTCCCCAAACTCCCACCGCCCGAGCGGTGCAGCAGTTCTTCTCCAACAAGCTCGCAGTGATCGGTGTCGTCATCGTCGTCGCACTGATAATTTTCAGCTTCATTGGACCTTTGGCATACCACACAGAGCAGATCTCAACCAACCTGATGCAGGCGGATCTCAAGCCAGGCGAAGATGGCCACCCGTTGGGTACCGATGGGTTGGGTTATGACGTGCTGGGTCGCCTAATGATCGCTGGGCGCACTTCCATCCTGGTGGGTCTTGCTGCCGGTGTACTTGCCACCATCTTAGGAACCCTCTGGGGTTCAGTCGCCGGTTACCTCGGCGGTTGGGTCGATGCCACCATGATGCGTGTTGTTGATGCGGGCATCGCCATACCTGGCATCTTCTTATTGCTGGTGGTCTCAGCAATCGTGCGCCCGAGCGAGTGGATGATGGTGTTGATCATCGGAGCCGTGTCGTGGCTTGTCCCGGCCCGCCTGACTCGCGCTGAGGCGCTCTCGCTCAAGAGCCGCGACTACGTTTTGGCTATCAAAGCCACTGGAGGCAGTAACTCCCGGGCGATCCTGCGACACATCATCCCTAACACCATCGGCACCGTGGTGGTAAATGCGACNTTTCAAGTTGCCGATGCCATCCTGCTCATCGCCTACGTGAGTTTCTTGGGCATGGGCCTGCAGCCGCCCTCTACCGACTGGGGAGCAATGCTCACCGACGGCATTTCCTCGGTGTACTCGGGCGCCTGGTGGCTAATCTTCCCNGCAGGTATTGCCATTGTTTTGATCGTCAGCGCCTTCAACTTCATTGGTGACGGCCTGCGTGACATGTTTGATGTAAGAGGCCAGTCATGA
- a CDS encoding ABC transporter permease, with protein sequence MSTTTTAIRDSSGIRLFSWFXAKXLVQAAVVIAIVSVIVFLLLQALPGGPARGILGQQATDAQIAAFNHEQGFDLPLIQQYLNYLGQWVKGDLGRSFVMNTDVTSLIAQRLPKTMVLAIAAILGALXVAIPLGMAQALRRNKAFDYVMTGLNFVVYSTPSFFLGLLLIMFFSQSLGWLPASAPQGDTVAEILSQPKEMILPILTSGLAGVATFSRYMRSATIDNLHEDYVRTARAKGTPMNKVVTRHVMRNSLTXVVTMLGYYLPVMFGGALVVEQLFNYXGMGLLFWNAAQTGDXPVLLGCVLVISVATVVGSLLADIIQFVLDPRARGGVK encoded by the coding sequence ATGTCGACTACTACCACCGCCATTCGCGATAGCTCAGGGATTCGGCTGTTCAGTTGGTTTNTAGCCAAANGACTTGTGCAGGCGGCGGTCGTCATCGCGATCGTCTCGGTTATTGTGTTTCTGCTGCTCCAGGCTCTGCCAGGCGGGCCAGCCCGCGGCATCCTGGGCCAGCAGGCCACCGATGCTCAAATTGCAGCTTTCAACCATGAGCAGGGTTTCGACCTCCCGCTCATCCAGCAGTATCTGAACTATCTGGGCCAGTGGGTGAAAGGAGACCTGGGCCGTTCATTCGTCATGAACACGGACGTCACTTCACTCATTGCCCAGCGACTTCCCAAGACCATGGTCCTCGCCATCGCGGCGATCCTTGGTGCCCTTNTGGTGGCAATCCCTCTGGGTATGGCCCAGGCACTACGCCGCAACAAGGCTTTTGACTACGTGATGACAGGATTGAACTTCGTGGTGTACTCCACCCCGAGTTTCTTCCTTGGACTCCTACTGATCATGTTCTTCTCTCAGAGCCTTGGGTGGCTTCCCGCCAGCGCTCCTCAGGGCGACACGGTGGCCGAGATCCTATCCCAGCCCAAGGAAATGATTTTACCGATCCTCACCAGCGGATTGGCCGGTGTGGCAACGTTTTCGCGGTACATGCGCTCAGCCACGATCGATAATCTGCACGAGGACTACGTTCGCACCGCCCGCGCTAAGGGCACACCGATGAACAAAGTCGTCACCCGCCATGTGATGCGCAACTCATTAACCNCCGTGGTGACCATGCTCGGCTACTACCTGCCCGTCATGTTCGGTGGAGCGTTGGTTGTTGAACAGCTCTTCAATTACNCGGGAATGGGTCTGCTCTTCTGGAACGCGGCGCAGACTGGCGATNTTCCGGTCCTCCTGGGCTGTGTGCTGGTCATTTCCGTAGCTACCGTCGTCGGGTCACTGCTGGCCGACATCATCCAATTCGTTCTCGATCCCCGCGCCCGTGGAGGTGTCAAGTGA
- a CDS encoding peptide ABC transporter substrate-binding protein has protein sequence MSYDRKRLRAGFAAGVTVFALLLTGCASGGSGDNPTTGGSAATVPAGVDTNVVNYALPPNATPNWILPIGIAGKMATHNSSIAQSLWSPLMTFDGSKGEMKLDLETGIADKMEYSADGTSVTFHLRDMHWSDGTAITTRDVEFWFNLIKGNKETWGGYKAGRLPDNITDIAYTDKXTFTLTFDKVYNQDWMSSTQLTSIKPLPHHVWAKTSDDGQVGDEDRTVDGAKKIXAYLSKSSEDMASYSTNPLWQAVSGPFTLKGFDNSGKVALGKNEKYDGPDSANVATVNLLPFTSADAEVNLLRAKGIDYGYIPTSLMDQKSQFESLTYQIDPWEGWAATYMPYNFNNPKMGSTFKQLYVRQALQSAIDQPTISKVVWKGGANPVYGPVPQDIPSHYLSDVQKNNPYPFDLEXAKKLFADHGWKAGSDGVLVCESEGTAENQCGEDVKAGTKMQLTMMVQSGSDEADKQFAAMQSSFRDIGVGVTFDKAPLNTVLNRTAPCESDSAECNWEFSYFGAAGSWYFPAYPTGERIFATGASVNFGNYSNAEADKLMNDALTSNDPATMQKYSALLAEQLPVMWLPNPVYQVSVIRDGMTGTTQDPTANFFPQRWGWNK, from the coding sequence ATGTCTTACGATCGCAAACGTCTGAGAGCCGGATTTGCCGCTGGCGTGACCGTCTTCGCTTTGCTACTCACCGGCTGTGCCAGTGGCGGGTCAGGCGACAATCCCACCACCGGTGGAAGTGCGGCAACGGTGCCAGCCGGCGTTGACACCAACGTTGTGAACTACGCACTGCCGCCGAACGCAACTCCCAACTGGATCCTTCCCATCGGCATTGCCGGCAAAATGGCAACCCACAACTCCTCCATTGCACAGTCGTTGTGGTCGCCGTTGATGACATTTGACGGCTCCAAGGGCGAGATGAAGCTCGATTTGGAAACCGGCATCGCCGACAAGATGGAATATTCTGCCGATGGCACCTCCGTCACCTTCCACTTGCGAGACATGCACTGGTCCGATGGCACTGCCATCACCACCCGCGACGTTGAGTTCTGGTTCAACTTGATCAAGGGCAACAAGGAAACCTGGGGCGGTTACAAGGCAGGGCGCCTTCCGGATAACATCACCGACATCGCTTACACCGATAAANAGACCTTCACGCTGACTTTCGACAAGGTCTACAACCAGGACTGGATGTCTTCCACACAGTTGACCTCCATCAAACCGTTGCCGCACCACGTTTGGGCCAAGACCAGCGATGACGGACAGGTCGGGGATGAGGATCGTACGGTAGATGGCGCAAAGAAGATTNTTGCGTACCTGAGCAAGTCTTCTGAGGACATGGCGTCCTACTCCACCAACCCGCTTTGGCAGGCTGTTTCGGGTCCGTTCACGTTGAAAGGCTTCGATAACTCCGGCAAGGTCGCCCTTGGCAAGAACGAGAAGTACGACGGGCCGGATTCGGCAAACGTTGCGACCGTCAATCTGCTTCCTTTCACCTCGGCTGACGCAGAAGTAAACCTGCTGCGTGCCAAGGGTATCGATTACGGTTACATCCCCACCTCATTGATGGACCAGAAGTCCCAGTTTGAGTCCCTTACGTACCAGATTGATCCGTGGGAGGGCTGGGCAGCGACCTACATGCCCTACAACTTCAACAACCCGAAGATGGGTAGCACGTTCAAGCAGCTCTACGTCCGCCAGGCATTGCAGTCGGCAATTGACCAGCCCACAATCTCCAAGGTGGTCTGGAAGGGCGGGGCAAACCCGGTTTACGGTCCGGTCCCGCAGGATATTCCTTCGCACTACCTCTCCGATGTACAGAAGAACAACCCGTATCCTTTCGATCTTGAANAAGCCAAGAAGCTCTTTGCTGACCACGGTTGGAAGGCCGGCTCTGACGGAGTTCTCGTCTGCGAATCCGAGGGAACTGCGGAAAACCAGTGCGGCGAGGATGTTAAGGCTGGCACTAAGATGCAGCTGACCATGATGGTCCAGTCCGGCTCGGATGAGGCTGATAAGCAATTTGCTGCCATGCAGTCATCTTTCCGTGACATCGGTGTTGGCGTCACGTTCGACAAGGCCCCGCTGAACACTGTATTGAACCGTACCGCTCCGTGTGAGTCAGATTCAGCTGAGTGCAACTGGGAGTTCTCGTACTTCGGCGCCGCAGGCTCCTGGTACTTCCCGGCATACCCGACAGGCGAGCGTATCTTCGCTACCGGCGCCTCGGTAAACTTCGGCAACTACTCGAATGCAGAAGCCGACAAGCTCATGAACGATGCCCTGACCAGCAACGATCCGGCCACCATGCAGAAGTACTCCGCCTTGCTCGCTGAGCAGCTGCCGGTGATGTGGTTGCCAAACCCTGTCTACCAGGTTTCGGTCATCCGCGACGGAATGACGGGCACCACTCAGGACCCCACCGCCAACTTCTTCCCACAACGTTGGGGTTGGAACAAGTAA
- a CDS encoding ROK family transcriptional regulator: MSTGNLAVDVLRSIAAQPLTRSTLAKEMGLAPSTISMKVNDLMKAGLVEEGGMAPSRGGRPGRLLSISYRTGRIAVIDMGAKHANLGLADLSRTILCNESFEVDVDQGPIATVELLAAKVRAMLEREGGELLSVGICLPGPIDVVRRVAVSPSRMPGWHNQDVGALLEKAXGVPAITDNDANLAALGEYLTRPDAAANSITVLAGTGVGTGIIVGGELYRGSSYASGDITHTKVEAAADRMCSCGNRGCLETIASGAAIVSDLVKIGTQVNDIFEVLNLVRDGDPTANGVVREAGRQLGLALSTVVXFFNPGDIYLTGALSGASVYVAAVRSQLYERCLPLATAGLRVEAAYEGSESGLVGAAELAIIHLLSQPTLNVRFSMPVIE, from the coding sequence ATGAGTACTGGTAACCTCGCAGTCGATGTGCTGCGCAGCATTGCTGCGCAGCCGCTCACACGTTCCACGCTGGCCAAGGAGATGGGCCTTGCCCCGTCTACCATTTCAATGAAGGTCAACGACCTGATGAAAGCGGGCCTCGTGGAGGAAGGCGGGATGGCGCCCTCACGCGGNGGGCGGCCTGGCAGGCTGCTCTCGATTTCCTACCGAACTGGCCGGATTGCTGTCATCGACATGGGTGCCAAGCATGCCAACCTGGGCCTGGCTGACCTCTCGCGGACCATCCTGTGCAATGAGTCCTTCGAAGTCGATGTAGATCAGGGCCCTATTGCCACCGTTGAATTATTGGCGGCCAAGGTGCGGGCCATGCTCGAGCGTGAGGGTGGGGAACTGCTCTCGGTGGGCATCTGCCTGCCTGGGCCCATCGACGTGGTTCGCCGCGTGGCGGTATCGCCGTCGCGAATGCCTGGCTGGCACAACCAGGATGTTGGGGCATTGCTCGAGAAGGCTTTNGGGGTCCCGGCAATCACAGATAATGACGCCAATCTCGCAGCCTTAGGTGAGTACCTCACCCGTCCGGATGCCGCCGCCAACTCCATCACCGTTCTGGCTGGCACCGGCGTGGGAACCGGCATTATCGTCGGTGGCGAGCTCTACAGAGGGTCTTCATACGCTTCCGGAGACATCACCCACACCAAAGTGGAAGCAGCGGCAGATCGAATGTGTTCCTGCGGAAACCGCGGCTGCCTTGAAACCATTGCCTCCGGTGCTGCAATTGTCAGTGACTTGGTGAAGATTGGCACGCAGGTCAACGACATTTTCGAAGTTCTGAACCTGGTCCGCGATGGCGACCCCACCGCCAATGGAGTGGTGCGAGAGGCTGGCCGGCAGCTCGGTCTGGCATTGAGCACGGTGGTGAANTTTTTCAACCCGGGAGACATTTACCTTACTGGCGCGCTCTCGGGAGCAAGCGTCTACGTGGCTGCGGTCCGGTCCCAACTTTACGAACGGTGCCTGCCTCTGGCGACGGCGGGGTTGCGCGTGGAAGCCGCCTACGAGGGAAGCGAGTCCGGACTCGTCGGTGCGGCCGAACTGGCCATCATTCATCTGCTGAGTCAGCCGACATTGAACGTTCGGTTCTCCATGCCGGTCATCGAATAA